One genomic region from Xenopus laevis strain J_2021 chromosome 2L, Xenopus_laevis_v10.1, whole genome shotgun sequence encodes:
- the b4galt3l1.L gene encoding beta-1,4-galactosyltransferase 3-like 1 L homeolog (The RefSeq protein has 2 substitutions compared to this genomic sequence): MFLSRIDKHNFLLLLCFSQLLFLLILYRRGAAGVFQGLFGGSDPPWDYSKTHDVYTNLSVFVPNPENVNTQYCPAKSPILVGPLSVSFQTPPTLKRVQQKNRYVKPGGYFSPRHCFGRYRTAVIIPHRNREAHLRTLLYYLHPFLQRQQLHYALFIVHQAGNSTFNRAKLLNIGVREALKLDEWDCLILHDVDLVPENDYNLYICDEEYPKHLASAMDKFHYSLPYWTYFGGVSALTPDQYMRINGFPNSYWGWGGEDDDIAMRIRLAGMSITRTPLSLGRYKMISHNRDSGNEENSKRYDQLGNTRRTWREDGMNSLDFKLISRTRAPLYTNITVAIGDAPLVTETPAQWKLF; encoded by the exons ATGTTCCTGTCTCGCATTGACAAACACAActttctgctgctgctctgcTTCTCTCAGCTTCTCTTCCTTTTAATTCTATACCGAAGAGGGGCTGCCGGCGTCTTCCAGGGCCTGTTTGGGGGATCCGATCCGCCTTGGGACTACTCCAAAACCCATGATGTGTACACCAACCTCAGTGTGTTTGTGCCCAACCCAGAGAATGTAAATACTCAGTTTTGCCCAGCAAAATCACCCATACTGG TTGGTCCTCTTAGTGTTTCATTCCAAACCCCCCCGACCCTGAAAAGAGTGCAGCAGAAAAACCGATATGTGAAGCCTGGCGGCTACTTCAGCCCGAGACACTGCTTTGGGCGCTACAGAACAGCCGTCATTATACCTCACCGAAACAGAGAGGCGCACCTCCGCACCCTCCTCTACTACCTGCACCCTTTCCTTCAGCGCCAGCAGCTTCATTATGCACTCTTCATTGTCCACCAG GCCGGGAACAGCACATTCAATCGAGCCAAACTGCTAAACATTGGGGTGAGGGAGGCCCTAAAACTGGACGAGTGGGACTGCCTGATCTTACACGACGTCGACCTGGTCCCTGAGAACGACTACAACTTGTACATTTGTGATGAGGAGTATCCCAAACACCTGGCCAGCGCCATGGACAAGTTCCACTACAG CTTGCCGTATTGGACGTACTTTGGAGGAGTGTCTGCACTCACCCCAGATCAGTACATGAGGATCAATGGATTCCCCAACAGTTACTGGGGTTGGGGCGGAGAGGATGATGACATCGCTATGAG GATCCGTCTAGCGGGAATGAGCATCACCCGGACCCCTCTCAGCCTCGGCCGCTATAAAATGATCTCCCATAACCGCGACTCCGGCAACGAGGAGAACAGCAAAAG GTACGACCAACTCGGCAACACCCGGAGAACATGGAGAGAGGACGGGATGAACTCGCTGGACTTCAAACTGATCTCCAGAACCAGGGCCCCCCTCTATACCAACATCACTGTGGAGATCGGCGACGCCCCCCTAGTGACTGAGACCCCGGCCCAATGGAAGCTCTTTTAA
- the b4galt3l1.L gene encoding beta-1,4-galactosyltransferase 3-like 1 L homeolog isoform X1, whose protein sequence is MFLSRIDKHNFLLLLCFSQLLFLLILYRRGAAGVFQGLFGGSDPPWDYSKTHDVYTNLSVFVPNPENVNTQFCPAKSPILVGPLSVSFQTPPTLKRVQQKNRYVKPGGYFSPRHCFGRYRTAVIIPHRNREAHLRTLLYYLHPFLQRQQLHYALFIVHQAGNSTFNRAKLLNIGVREALKLDEWDCLILHDVDLVPENDYNLYICDEEYPKHLASAMDKFHYSLPYWTYFGGVSALTPDQYMRINGFPNSYWGWGGEDDDIAMRIRLAGMSITRTPLSLGRYKMISHNRDSGNEENSKRYDQLGNTRRTWREDGMNSLDFKLISRTRAPLYTNITVEIGDAPLVTETPAQWKLF, encoded by the exons ATGTTCCTGTCTCGCATTGACAAACACAActttctgctgctgctctgcTTCTCTCAGCTTCTCTTCCTTTTAATTCTATACCGAAGAGGGGCTGCCGGCGTCTTCCAGGGCCTGTTTGGGGGATCCGATCCGCCTTGGGACTACTCCAAAACCCATGATGTGTACACCAACCTCAGTGTGTTTGTGCCCAACCCAGAGAATGTAAATACTCAGTTTTGCCCAGCAAAATCACCCATACTGG TTGGTCCTCTTAGTGTTTCATTCCAAACCCCCCCGACCCTGAAAAGAGTGCAGCAGAAAAACCGATATGTGAAGCCTGGCGGCTACTTCAGCCCGAGACACTGCTTTGGGCGCTACAGAACAGCCGTCATTATACCTCACCGAAACAGAGAGGCGCACCTCCGCACCCTCCTCTACTACCTGCACCCTTTCCTTCAGCGCCAGCAGCTTCATTATGCACTCTTCATTGTCCACCAG GCCGGGAACAGCACATTCAATCGAGCCAAACTGCTAAACATTGGGGTGAGGGAGGCCCTAAAACTGGACGAGTGGGACTGCCTGATCTTACACGACGTCGACCTGGTCCCTGAGAACGACTACAACTTGTACATTTGTGATGAGGAGTATCCCAAACACCTGGCCAGCGCCATGGACAAGTTCCACTACAG CTTGCCGTATTGGACGTACTTTGGAGGAGTGTCTGCACTCACCCCAGATCAGTACATGAGGATCAATGGATTCCCCAACAGTTACTGGGGTTGGGGCGGAGAGGATGATGACATCGCTATGAG GATCCGTCTAGCGGGAATGAGCATCACCCGGACCCCTCTCAGCCTCGGCCGCTATAAAATGATCTCCCATAACCGCGACTCCGGCAACGAGGAGAACAGCAAAAG GTACGACCAACTCGGCAACACCCGGAGAACATGGAGAGAGGACGGGATGAACTCGCTGGACTTCAAACTGATCTCCAGAACCAGGGCCCCCCTCTATACCAACATCACTGTGGAGATCGGCGACGCCCCCCTAGTGACTGAGACCCCGGCCCAATGGAAGCTCTTTTAA